One genomic region from Phragmites australis chromosome 1, lpPhrAust1.1, whole genome shotgun sequence encodes:
- the LOC133917645 gene encoding eukaryotic translation initiation factor 3 subunit D-like — protein sequence MGFEVGFVPYNPDGWGPPAADAAPPSLGGGSASVPFAPFSRSDKLGRIADWTRNPPGPAAFAAARDTVFDFAGLEDSAGLASADDASFRLVDGKPPPRHPRFGPRWRFQQRPQLPQRRDEEVEARRREAEKERARRDRHWQQNRRTHHQFNFNRGGPSSSSAKPSVDIQPEWSVKEQIPFSSFSKLSFAVADQPEDLLVCGAVEFYDRAYDRVTPRAERRLERFKSRNFFKVTTTDDPVIRRLAENDTATVFATDTILAALMCAPRSIQSWDIVIQRVGNKLFFDKRDGSQLDLLTVNETAQDPLPEAKEDINSAHSLAVEATYINQNFSQQVLLRNGEKVTFDEPNPFATEGEEAASVAYRYRRWKFDDETSLVARCEVHAVNVDPRGERQFLTLNALNEFDPKVTGVDWRKKVETQRGAVLATELKNNANKLARWTAQALLAGADMMKLGYVSRLHPRDHYNHSILSVIGYKPRDFAAQINLNTANMWGIVKSIVDVCMKLGEGKYVLVKDPVKPQVRLYEVPNDAFENDYVEEPLPEEEQVRPFAEDVDATAQEMDAAAEAEATGTAAAADGDAEKTAEAAAV from the coding sequence ATGGGCTTCGAAGTGGGCTTCGTCCCCTACAATCCCGACGGGTGGGGGCcgcccgccgccgacgccgcgccGCCCTCCCTCGGCGGGGGCTCGGCGTCCGTCCCCTTcgcccccttctcccgctccgacaagctgGGCCGCATCGCCGACTGGACCCGCAACCCCCCGGGCCCCGCGGCGTTCGCCGCCGCCCGCGACACCGTCTTCGACTTCGCGGGGCTCGAGGACTCCGCCGGGCTCGCATCCGCGGACGACGCCTCCTTCCGCCTCGTCGACGGCAAGCCTCCGCCGCGACACCCGCGGTTCGGCCCCAGGTGGCGCTTCCAGCAGCGGCCCCAGCTCCCGCAGCGCCGCGACGAGGAGGTCGAGGCGCGCCGCCGCGAGGCCGAGAAGGAGCGCGCCCGCCGCGACCGCCACTGGCAGCAGAATCGCCGCACGCACCACCAATTCAACTTCAACCGCGGCGgcccctcctcctcgtccgccAAGCCGTCCGTGGACATCCAGCCCGAGTGGTCGGTGAAGGAACAGatccccttctcctccttctccaagCTCTCCTTCGCCGTCGCTGACCAGCCCGAAGATCTCCTCGTCTGCGGCGCCGTCGAGTTCTACGACCGCGCCTACGACCGCGTCACCCCCAGAGCGGAGCGCCGCCTCGAGCGCTTCAAGTCACGCAACTTCTTCAAGGTCACCACCACGGACGATCCCGTCATCCGCCGTCTTGCCGAGAATGACACGGCCACGGTCTTCGCCACTGACACCATCCTCGCCGCGCTCATGTGTGCTCCTCGCAGCATCCAGTCCTGGGACATTGTCATTCAGCGCGTTGGCAATAAGTTGTTCTTTGACAAGCGCGACGGCTCTCAGCTTGATCTGCTCACCGTCAATGAAACCGCCCAGGATCCACTCCCTGAAGCCAAGGAAGATATCAACTCTGCACACTCGCTCGCGGTGGAGGCGACCTACATCAATCAGAACTTCTCCCAGCAAGTGCTGCTCCGTAATGGTGAGAAGGTCACTTTTGATGAGCCTAACCCGTTTGCCACTGAGGGGGAGGAGGCTGCTTCTGTTGCTTACCGTTACCGCCGCTGGAAGTTTGATGATGAGACCAGCTTGGTTGCTCGTTGTGAGGTTCACGCCGTGAATGTTGATCCTCGTGGTGAGCGCCAGTTCCTTACACTCAACGCACTTAATGAATTTGATCCCAAGGTTACTGGTGTTgactggaggaagaaggtcgagaCCCAGCGGGGTGCTGTGCTTGCTACCGAGCTCAAGAACAATGCCAACAAACTTGCTCGCTGGACTGCCCAGGCATTGCTTGCCGGTGCAGACATGATGAAGTTGGGTTACGTGTCACGACTGCACCCCCGTGATCACTACAACCATTCCATACTCAGTGTGATTGGGTACAAGCCAAGGGATTTTGCTGCACAGATTAATCTGAACACAGCAAATATGTGGGGAATTGTGAAGTCGATTGTGGATGTCTGCATGAAGCTTGGAGAGGGCAAGTATGTGCTTGTGAAGGACCCAGTGAAGCCGCAGGTGCGACTTTATGAAGTGCCGAATGACGCATTTGAGAATGACTATGTTGAGGAACCTCTCCCTGAGGAGGAGCAAGTGCGCCCATTTGCAGAGGATGTTGATGCTACCGCGCAGGAAATGGATGCTGCTGCAGAGGCGGAGGCTACTGGGACAGCTGCTGCCGCAGATGGAGATGCTGAGAAGACCGCTGAGGCTGCTGCTGTGTGA
- the LOC133917656 gene encoding cold-regulated 413 inner membrane protein 1, chloroplastic-like, with product MGVQLRRCASLRMRPSSGRTQRWRCWRLAIVSVCCASAHLCTETLQWSSVTATATLMLATGTTIHKSFLVPLIALQAPSSAISWIKGDYGQRIAFLGLLVRLLYFIPGEVELLLSTMLLVIIAPYQFLNLRGSQGGAILSSAIAAYLAFQHFTGLGGFRKAFDREAIIATLCIVCMTVITLMLAF from the exons ATGGGTGTCCAGTTGAGGAGATGCGCCTCTCTGCGCATGAGGCCGTCGTCTGGCCGGACCCAGCGGTGGCGGTGCTGGCGCCTGGCAATCGTGTCCGTGTGCTGCGCGTCGGCGCACCTCTGCACCGAGACGTTGCAGTGGAGCTCCGTCACGGCCACCGC TACATTGATGCTTGCTACTGGAACAACCATACACAAATCTTTCCTTGTGCCTTTGATTGCTTTACAAGCACCTTCTAGCGCCATCTCATGGATCAA GGGTGATTACGGTCAGCGGATTGCTTTTCTCGGTCTTCTTGTGCGTTTGTTATACTTCATTCCAG GTGAAGTGGAGCTTCTTTTATCAACAATGCTGCTTGTTATAATCGCTCCTTACCAATTTCTGAACTTGAG AGGGTCTCAAGGTGGTGCAATATTGTCCTCGGCAATAGCGGCCTATCTCGCGTTTCAGCATTTCACCGGCTTGGGAGGCTTCAGGAAGGCCTTTGACCGTGAAGCGATAATTGCCACCCTGTGCATCGTCTGCATGACAGTTATCACCCTGATGCTGGCGTTCTGA